A single window of Rhodamnia argentea isolate NSW1041297 chromosome 5, ASM2092103v1, whole genome shotgun sequence DNA harbors:
- the LOC115739924 gene encoding NAD(P)H-quinone oxidoreductase subunit L, chloroplastic, producing the protein MSFALSSRVLPVHARFLPSLPPSRPRKPPSIACFHKPSQIDNNAAAPNQTPARIVRDCSDKIGQQKPALAIQVGAFLATAFEQPAIAVTGVNYEEDFTWVLIQLGIVAFWYFLIMPPIIMNWLRIRWYKRNVFEMYFQFMFVFMFFPGVLLWAPFLNFRKFPRDPSLKYPWSTPEDPSLVKNSYRKYPFAQPEDYE; encoded by the exons ATGAGCTTCGCATTAAGCTCTCGAGTCCTTCCCGTCCACGCCCGCTTTCTCCCCTCTCTCCCCCCATCTCGACCCAGAAAGCCTCCCTCCATCGCTTGCTTTCACAAGCCTTCACAGATTGATAATAATGCTGCTGCTCCAAACCAG ACACCGGCGAGGATCGTCCGGGATTGCTCGGACAAAATTGGCCAGCAAAAACCTGCCTTGGCAATCCAAGTCGGAGCATTTCTGGCCACTGCT TTTGAGCAGCCTGCGATTGCGGTGACTGGCGTGAACTATGAGGAAGATTTCACTTGGGTTCTGATACAGCTCGGGATTGTCGCCTTTTGGTACTTCCTCATCATGCCG CCAATCATTATGAACTGGCTGAGGATAAGGTGGTACAAGAGGAACGTGTTTGAGATGTATTTTCAGTTCATGTTCGTCTTCATGTTCTTCCCCGG GGTTCTGCTCTGGGCACCGTTCCTGAACTTCAGAAAGTTCCCGCGAGATCCATCACTGAAGTATCCATGGTCGACTCCTGAAGATCCTTCTCTAGTCAAGAATTCATATCGCAAGTACCCTTTTGCTCAGCCTGAAGATTACGAATGA
- the LOC115739922 gene encoding DELLA protein GAIP-B-like produces the protein MKREHHHLYPRMDPTAAEAAAAGKSKMWDEDGGGDDELLAMLGYKVRSSDMAEVAQKIEQLEEVMITAQEDGLSHLASETVHYNPSDLSSWLQSMLSELNPLPPSNFGGALPFPAAPTLPQPVSDPFLAHAESSSITTVDLAADQRVQSSGRSSQKNDPRQEIDTSVVVFDEESSSDYDLKAIPGKAVFGRAQTRTRLASSSSTSTSSSAVTAKRFKSSPKDAAVGVAAESTRPVVLVDSQENGVRLVHALMACAEAVQQNNLSIAEALLVKQIGVLAISQAGAMRKVATFFAEALARRIYRVYPQNPSLDHSLTDALQMHFYETCPYLKFAHFTANQAILEAFAGKSRVHVIDFSMNQGLQWPALMQALALRPGGPPSFRLTGIGPPAPDNSDRLQEVGWKLAQLAETIHVEFEYRGFVANSLADLDAAILELRPREAEAVAVNSVFELHKLLARPGAIEKVLGVVRQVRPEIVTVVEQEADHNGPVFVDRFNESLHYYSTMFDSLEGCANTQDKAMTEVYLGKQICNVVACEGPDRVERHETLTQWRGRLGSAGFVPVHLGSNAFKQASMLLALFAGGDGYRVEENGGCLTLGWHTRPLIATSAWRVGCPNVGAGC, from the coding sequence ATGAAGCGGGAACACCACCATCTCTATCCCCGGATGGACCCCACCGCAGCagaagccgccgccgccgggaAGTCCAAGATGTGGGACGaggacggcggcggcgacgacgagcTCCTGGCTATGCTGGGCTACAAGGTGCGGTCCTCCGACATGGCCGAGGTGGCCCAGAAGATCGAGCAGCTCGAGGAGGTCATGATCACCGCCCAGGAGGACGGCCTCTCCCACCTCGCCTCCGAGACCGTCCACTACAACCCCTCCGACCTCTCCTCCTGGCTCCAGAGCATGCTCTCCGAGCTCAATCCCCTCCCGCCCAGCAACTTCGGCGGCGCTCTTCCCTTCCCCGCCGCGCCGACGTTGCCGCAGCCCGTGAGCGACCCGTTCCTTGCTCATGCGGAGTCCTCCTCCATCACCACCGTCGACCTCGCGGCGGACCAACGGGTGCAGAGCAGCGGGAGGAGCTCGCAGAAGAACGACCCGCGTCAGGAGATCGACACGTCTGTGGTCGTGTTCGATGAGGAGTCGTCTTCCGATTACGATCTCAAGGCTATTCCCGGAAAGGCCGTGTTCGGCCGAGCCCAGACCCGGACACGCCTCGCGTCCTCGTCTTCTACTTCGACTTCCTCGAGCGCCGTAACCGCCAAGCGGTTCAAATCCTCTCCCAAAGATGCGGCCGTCGGGGTCGCCGCGGAATCGACTCGGCCGGTCGTCCTGGTCGACTCGCAGGAGAATGGGGTCCGCCTCGTGCACGCGCTCATGGCCTGCGCTGAGGCCGTCCAACAGAACAACCTCAGCATCGCCGAGGCGCTGCTGGTGAAGCAAATCGGGGTCTTGGCGATCTCGCAAGCTGGGGCGATGAGGAAGGTCGCCACCTTCTTCGCGGAGGCGCTGGCGCGGCGGATCTACCGGGTCTACCCGCAGAACCCCTCCTTGGACCACTCCCTCACCGACGCCCTCCAGATGCACTTCTACGAGACCTGCCCTTACCTCAAATTCGCCCACTTCACCGCGAATCAGGCCATCCTGGAGGCCTTCGCGGGCAAGAGCCGAGTCCACGTCATCGACTTCAGCATGAACCAGGGCCTCCAGTGGCCGGCCCTGATGCAGGCCCTGGCCCTCCGTCCCGGCGGACCGCCCTCCTTCCGCCTGACGGGGATCGGCCCTCCCGCCCCGGACAACTCCGACCGCCTCCAGGAGGTGGGCTGGAAGCTGGCCCAGCTGGCCGAGACCATCCACGTCGAGTTCGAGTACCGCGGGTTCGTCGCCAACAGCCTCGCCGACCTCGACGCGGCGATCCTGGAGCTGAGGCCGAGGGAGGCGGAGGCGGTGGCGGTCAACTCGGTGTTCGAGCTGCACAAGCTGCTGGCCCGGCCGGGGGCGATCGAGAAGGTGCTGGGCGTGGTGAGGCAGGTGAGGCCGGAGATCGTGACGGTGGTCGAGCAGGAGGCGGACCACAACGGGCCGGTCTTCGTGGACCGGTTCAACGAGTCGCTGCACTACTACTCCACCATGTTCGACTCTCTGGAGGGGTGCGCGAACACGCAGGACAAGGCCATGACGGAGGTCTACCTGGGGAAGCAGATCTGCAACGTGGTGGCGTGCGAGGGGCCGGACCGGGTGGAGCGGCACGAGACCCTAACCCAGTGGAGGGGCCGTCTCGGGTCGGCCGGGTTCGTCCCGGTCCACCTGGGGTCGAACGCGTTCAAGCAGGCGAGCATGCTGCTGGCGCTGTTCGCCGGCGGGGACGGGTACCGGGTGGAGGAGAACGGCGGGTGCCTGACGCTGGGTTGGCACACGCGGCCGCTCATCGCCACCTCGGCGTGGCGGGTCGGCTGCCCGAACGTGGGGGCTGGGTGCTGA
- the LOC115739923 gene encoding pectate lyase-like, whose product MGALDHKLGFALAFLAVMVPVLRANIADFDEVWQKRAEEAKKAAIEAYEPDPGKVAEDFNQRVHEDMQGSNNTRRSLKKSKGRCLATNPIDRCWRCQKDWANHRKRLANCALGFGRGTTGGKAGKIYTVTDPSDDNLMTPKPGTLRYAVIQPEPLWIIFAHNMVIRLSEELIVTDNKTIDGRGANVHICDGAQITVQFVRNVIIHGLHIHDTHPGNGGLIRDSLEHFGVRTRSDGDGISLFGATNVWIDHVSMSHCFDGLIDAIEASTAITISNCHFTKHNEVMLFGGSDSNSDDARMQITVAFNHFGQGLVQRMPRCRWGFVHVVNNDYTHWLMYAIGGSQHPTIVSQGNRFIAPVDPNCKEVTKRDYAPDSVWKSWTWTSEDDLMLNGAFFVESGSHIRNVNKNNVIKAKPGTFVTRLTRFAGALNCVKGQPC is encoded by the exons ATGGGAGCTCTTGATCACAAACTAGGGTTTGCATTGGCTTTCCTCGCGGTGATGGTTCCGGTTCTGAGAGCCAACATTGCCGACTTCGACGAGGTGTGGCAGAAGCGAGCCGAAGAAGCCAAGAAAGCCGCCATCGAGGCCTACGAGCCCGACCCGGGCAAAGTGGCCGAGGATTTCAACCAACGCGTGCATGA GGACATGCAAGGGAGTAATAACACAAGGAGGAGCTTGAAGAAATCTAAGGGCAGATGCTTGGCCACCAACCCGATCGATCGGTGCTGGCGATGCCAAAAAGATTGGGCCAACCACCGCAAGAGGCTGGCCAATTGTGCCCTTGGCTTCGGCCGCGGAACCACTGGAGGCAAGGCCGGCAAGATCTACACAGTGACTGACCCATCCGACGACAACCTGATGACACCGAAGCCTGGGACGCTGCGCTATGCTGTGATCCAGCCCGAACCGCTGTGGATCATATTCGCCCACAACATGGTCATCCGGCTCTCCGAGGAGCTCATTGTGACCGACAACAAGACGATTGATGGCCGCGGCGCCAACGTGCACATCTGCGACGGGGCCCAGATCACCGTGCAGTTCGTGAGGAACGTGATCATCCACGGCCTCCACATCCATGACACCCACCCGGGGAACGGCGGGCTCATCAGGGACTCCCTGGAGCACTTCGGGGTCCGCACGCGGAGCGACGGTGACGGCATCTCCCTCTTTGGCGCCACCAATGTCTGGATCGACCACGTGTCCATGTCGCACTGCTTCGATGGGCTGATCGACGCTATCGAGGCTTCCACGGCCATCACCATATCGAACTGCCATTTCACCAAGCACAACGAG GTGATGTTATTTGGGGGGAGCGATAGCAACTCGGACGATGCACGCATGCAAATCACAGTGGCGTTCAACCACTTTGGGCAAGGGCTCGTCCAGAGGATGCCGAGGTGCAGGTGGGGCTTCGTTCATGTGGTCAACAACGACTACACCCACTGGCTCATGTACGCCATCGGAGGGAGCCAGCACCCCACCATCGTCAGCCAGGGCAACCGTTTCATCGCCCCCGTCGATCCGAATTGTAAAGAG GTGACCAAGAGGGACTACGCGCCCGACAGCGTGTGGAAGTCGTGGACATGGACATCGGAGGACGACCTGATGCTGAACGGGGCCTTCTTCGTCGAGTCCGGGAGCCACATCAGGAACGTCAACAAGAACAACGTGATCAAAGCGAAGCCGGGCACGTTCGTTACGAGGCTCACGCGCTTCGCGGGCGCCCTCAACTGCGTCAAGGGCCAGCCGTGTTGA